Proteins found in one Luteimonas chenhongjianii genomic segment:
- a CDS encoding SLC13 family permease: protein MELWLTLAVMSGAIFLFVTEKLRVDVVALLVATALLVLGVVTLPEALSGFSNQATVMVAAMFVLSGALQRNGAVVVVGDLLARIRRPWLFGLVMMVLVTCVAAFVNNTATVAVFLPLVLAATTANRWAPSKFLIPLSYMSQTAGVCTLIGTSTNLLVDSMARESAGVGFTLFEFAPLGIVFVGISMLYLTTVGRLLLPDRGVPGSGSADTIGRYVAELLVPDGASVIGRARGEILPEGHDEVEVLELLRDGRAVRGADARVETGDRLLLRGLWQDIDTARKSLKLRFDHVARDLDGDVKAERLHVEVMVAPGSHLIGHTLSGMRFGHTYRARVHGLHRRQLGVHRPLDQVPLTVGDVLLLDAPITAIADLRGDRGLIVMGSRAQRKVDTTKATLSAVVMAAAIAAAALGWMSIVASALLGCIALVVLRLIDPDEAYEAIDWRVILLLAGIIPLGIALQKTGGAALAANQLINLVGHYGPTATLAAVYLMTSTLTEFMSNNASAVLLVPIALATADSLGVDPKPFLIAVAFAASTSFATPISYQTNTMVYTAGNYRFSDFVKIGMPLNIIFLVTATLLIPRFFPF, encoded by the coding sequence GTGGAACTTTGGTTGACGCTGGCGGTGATGTCCGGCGCGATATTCCTGTTCGTGACCGAGAAGCTGCGCGTGGACGTGGTGGCGCTGCTCGTCGCGACCGCCCTGCTGGTGCTCGGCGTGGTCACCCTGCCCGAGGCGCTGTCGGGCTTCAGCAACCAGGCCACGGTGATGGTCGCCGCCATGTTCGTGCTCAGCGGTGCGCTGCAGCGCAATGGCGCCGTGGTCGTGGTCGGCGACCTGCTGGCGCGCATCCGCAGGCCCTGGCTGTTCGGGCTGGTGATGATGGTGCTGGTGACGTGCGTGGCCGCATTCGTCAACAACACCGCGACGGTCGCGGTGTTCCTGCCGCTGGTGCTCGCGGCCACCACCGCCAACCGCTGGGCGCCATCGAAGTTCCTGATCCCGTTGTCCTACATGTCGCAGACCGCAGGCGTCTGCACCCTGATCGGCACCTCGACCAACCTGCTGGTCGACTCGATGGCGCGCGAGAGCGCCGGCGTCGGCTTCACCCTGTTCGAGTTCGCGCCGCTGGGCATCGTCTTCGTCGGCATTTCGATGCTGTACCTGACGACGGTCGGCCGCCTGCTGCTGCCCGATCGGGGCGTGCCCGGCAGCGGTTCGGCCGACACGATCGGGCGCTACGTCGCCGAGCTGCTGGTCCCCGATGGCGCGTCGGTGATCGGCCGCGCGCGCGGCGAGATCCTGCCCGAGGGCCATGACGAGGTCGAAGTCCTGGAGCTGCTGCGCGACGGCCGCGCGGTGCGCGGCGCCGATGCGCGCGTCGAGACCGGGGACCGTCTACTGCTGCGCGGGCTGTGGCAGGACATCGACACTGCGCGCAAGTCGCTCAAGCTCAGGTTCGACCATGTCGCGCGCGATCTGGACGGCGACGTCAAGGCCGAGCGCCTGCATGTCGAGGTGATGGTCGCACCGGGCTCGCACCTGATCGGCCATACGCTGTCGGGAATGCGCTTCGGCCACACCTATCGCGCCCGCGTGCACGGCCTGCATCGACGCCAGCTGGGCGTGCACCGGCCGCTGGACCAGGTTCCGCTGACCGTTGGCGACGTACTGCTGCTGGATGCGCCGATCACGGCCATCGCCGACCTGCGTGGCGACCGCGGCCTGATCGTCATGGGCTCACGCGCGCAGCGCAAGGTGGACACGACAAAGGCCACGCTGTCGGCAGTCGTCATGGCCGCCGCGATCGCCGCCGCTGCGCTGGGCTGGATGTCGATCGTCGCTTCGGCGCTGCTGGGCTGCATCGCCCTGGTGGTGCTGCGCCTGATCGATCCCGACGAGGCCTACGAGGCCATCGACTGGCGCGTGATCCTGCTGCTGGCCGGGATCATCCCGCTCGGCATTGCGCTGCAGAAGACCGGCGGCGCAGCGCTCGCGGCCAACCAGCTGATCAATCTCGTCGGCCATTACGGGCCCACGGCCACGCTGGCCGCGGTGTACCTGATGACCTCGACGCTGACCGAGTTCATGAGCAACAACGCCTCGGCCGTGCTGCTGGTGCCGATCGCATTGGCGACCGCCGACTCGCTGGGCGTGGATCCAAAGCCCTTCCTGATCGCGGTCGCATTCGCCGCGTCGACCAGCTTCGCCACGCCGATCAGCTACCAGACCAACACCATGGTCTACACCGCCGGCAATTACCGCTTCAGCGATTTCGTCAAGATCGGCATGCCGCTGAACATCATCTTCCTGGTCACCGCCACGCTGCTGATCCCGCGCTTCTTCCCGTTCTGA
- a CDS encoding DUF481 domain-containing protein yields the protein MFSRQVPLRRPCYRLSCRDVEWVAGAARPRIWSPKAPGVQPRTVAQPLVKLPDRRFVSLHSPFSSREWTRAGGNHVRWDASYGLEAIRSPETLLRVEFGTGFRIEPYTDYGTAAMGPVARGQLQLSQELGRHASFTQQVQVETGRENTFLRQTLAFDYELFPQWTLRSDFELRHDTLGNGGRGSTDTEGSLKLRRVF from the coding sequence GTGTTCTCACGGCAGGTGCCGCTGCGTCGCCCCTGCTATCGGCTCTCATGCCGGGACGTGGAATGGGTGGCTGGCGCTGCGCGGCCGCGGATCTGGTCGCCGAAAGCGCCTGGGGTTCAACCGCGCACTGTCGCCCAGCCGCTGGTCAAACTTCCTGATCGTCGCTTCGTTTCCCTGCACTCGCCCTTCTCGAGCCGCGAGTGGACCCGCGCCGGCGGCAACCACGTGCGCTGGGACGCCAGCTACGGGCTCGAGGCGATCCGCAGTCCCGAAACCCTGTTGCGCGTCGAGTTCGGCACTGGCTTCCGCATCGAGCCCTATACCGACTACGGCACCGCGGCGATGGGACCAGTCGCCCGCGGGCAGCTGCAGCTGTCGCAGGAACTCGGCAGGCACGCCTCGTTCACCCAGCAGGTCCAGGTGGAGACCGGACGCGAGAACACCTTCCTGCGCCAGACACTGGCGTTCGATTACGAACTGTTCCCGCAGTGGACCCTGCGTTCGGACTTCGAACTGCGCCACGACACGCTCGGCAACGGCGGCCGCGGAAGTACCGATACCGAAGGCTCGCTCAAGCTTCGCCGGGTCTTCTGA
- the hemC gene encoding hydroxymethylbilane synthase, translating into MDRLRIATRKSPLALWQSEHVAAGLRARHPGLEVVLVPLSTRGDEVLDRSLAAIGGKGLFLKELEIAMQAGDADCAVHSLKDVPMELEPGFALAAILARADHADAFVSNAFGSVEALPPGARVGTSSLRRQAQLRAVRPDLELRDLRGNVNTRLAKLDAGEYDAIVLACAGLQRLGLEARIRARLDAPDWLPAPAQGAIAIECRDDAPQLRNLLATLDDARTRRCVEAERAMNRALHGSCHVPVAAYAWLEGDRLRLEGLVGSAIDGRAVRAGGESAPAEGEALGARVAALLLEAGAGAFLPG; encoded by the coding sequence ATGGATCGTCTGCGTATCGCCACCCGCAAGAGCCCGCTTGCGTTGTGGCAGAGCGAGCACGTGGCCGCTGGCCTGCGTGCCCGCCATCCCGGGCTCGAGGTCGTCCTGGTGCCGCTGAGCACGCGCGGCGACGAGGTGCTGGACCGTTCGCTCGCCGCGATCGGCGGCAAGGGCCTGTTCCTCAAGGAACTCGAGATCGCCATGCAGGCCGGAGACGCCGACTGCGCGGTCCACTCGCTCAAGGACGTGCCGATGGAGCTGGAGCCGGGCTTCGCCCTGGCCGCCATCCTCGCCCGCGCCGATCATGCCGATGCCTTCGTCAGCAATGCCTTTGGCAGCGTCGAGGCGCTGCCGCCAGGGGCGCGCGTGGGGACATCGTCGCTGCGTCGGCAGGCGCAGTTACGCGCAGTGCGGCCGGATCTGGAGCTGCGCGACCTGCGCGGCAACGTCAATACGCGCCTGGCCAAGCTCGATGCCGGCGAGTACGACGCGATCGTGCTGGCCTGCGCGGGGCTGCAGCGGCTCGGGCTGGAAGCACGCATCCGCGCGCGGCTGGACGCCCCCGACTGGCTGCCGGCCCCGGCGCAGGGCGCGATCGCGATCGAATGCCGGGACGATGCCCCGCAGCTGCGGAATCTGCTCGCCACGCTCGACGATGCGCGCACGCGGCGCTGCGTCGAGGCGGAGCGCGCGATGAATCGCGCCCTGCATGGCAGCTGTCATGTGCCTGTGGCCGCCTATGCCTGGCTGGAAGGCGATCGTCTGCGGCTCGAGGGCCTGGTGGGCTCGGCGATTGATGGACGCGCGGTGCGCGCGGGCGGCGAATCGGCCCCGGCCGAGGGCGAGGCCCTGGGCGCGCGGGTCGCGGCGTTGCTGCTGGAAGCGGGCGCCGGGGCATTTCTGCCGGGTTGA
- a CDS encoding LytR/AlgR family response regulator transcription factor produces MRVVIADDEPLARERLRMLLAQHAGVVVVAEAGDGRTALEACAAHDPALVLLDIAMPGIDGLEVARHLSAFEPRPAVVFCTAYDAHALMAFEAAAVDYLVKPVRPERLQAAIERARTFTAGRATPDADSGAEKRRTHLCARLRGSLRLIPVEEIRYLQAEEKYVVVHHARGEDLVEESLKSLEDEFGERFLRIHRNCLVARHELVELRRDLDGHVHAVLRHCDRPLEVSRRCVSQLREAVRQL; encoded by the coding sequence ATGAGGGTCGTGATTGCCGACGACGAGCCGCTCGCGCGCGAGCGCCTGCGCATGCTGCTCGCACAGCACGCGGGCGTTGTCGTGGTCGCCGAGGCCGGCGACGGCCGCACCGCGCTGGAAGCCTGCGCCGCGCACGATCCGGCGCTGGTGCTGCTGGACATCGCGATGCCGGGCATCGACGGGCTCGAGGTCGCGCGGCATCTCAGCGCCTTCGAGCCGCGCCCGGCAGTGGTGTTCTGTACCGCCTACGATGCGCACGCGCTCATGGCCTTCGAAGCGGCTGCGGTCGATTACCTGGTCAAGCCGGTACGACCCGAGCGGCTGCAGGCGGCGATCGAACGCGCGCGGACGTTCACCGCGGGGCGCGCAACACCCGACGCCGACAGCGGCGCCGAGAAGCGTCGCACTCATCTGTGCGCGCGGCTGCGCGGCAGCCTGCGGCTGATTCCGGTCGAGGAAATCCGCTACCTGCAGGCGGAGGAGAAATACGTCGTCGTGCATCATGCGCGCGGCGAGGATCTGGTCGAAGAGTCGCTCAAATCCCTCGAAGACGAATTCGGCGAGCGGTTCCTGCGCATCCATCGCAATTGCCTGGTCGCGCGCCACGAGCTGGTCGAACTGCGGCGCGATCTCGACGGACACGTGCACGCGGTCCTGCGCCACTGCGACCGGCCGCTCGAGGTCAGCCGGCGCTGCGTCTCGCAGTTGCGAGAAGCCGTCCGCCAGCTCTGA
- a CDS encoding sensor histidine kinase, translating into MATPAPDGLWLPDLCRLPRLLAMLGLAQLTVLVVLLVPHPAASWDLRAFVSASGYALWLALSVTVLLCACRRPLSRLPLRVGAMAAVVLAMAIALIASAIVHGLFASVGNGEGLPGFGRFVGGSGAVVALLTAIALRYFYVIDRWQSQVAAHARAEADALQARIRPHFLFNSMNMIATLLRRDPIVAERAVLDLSDLFRAALGAGGASTLADEVSLAERYLSIEQLRLGDRLRVEWDRRGELPWTLQMPRLTLQPILENAVLHGISRLPEGGTIEVRLAIEDGVLEIGVANPSLPPDSAPAQGAGHAQGSIAHRLGFAFGPRARMRYGWNEGRYACTIHVPVPMDGAAKVRGGHTP; encoded by the coding sequence ATGGCCACGCCGGCGCCCGACGGCCTCTGGTTGCCGGACCTGTGCAGGTTGCCGCGCCTGCTGGCGATGCTGGGCCTGGCCCAGCTCACCGTGCTCGTCGTGCTGCTGGTGCCGCATCCTGCAGCGTCCTGGGACCTGCGGGCGTTCGTGTCGGCAAGCGGCTATGCGCTGTGGCTCGCGCTCTCCGTCACGGTGTTGCTGTGCGCGTGCCGGCGCCCGCTGTCCCGGCTGCCGTTGCGCGTCGGCGCGATGGCCGCGGTGGTGCTGGCAATGGCGATCGCGCTCATCGCATCGGCCATCGTGCACGGGCTCTTCGCGAGCGTCGGGAATGGGGAAGGCCTGCCCGGCTTCGGTCGTTTCGTCGGGGGCAGCGGGGCGGTGGTCGCCTTGCTGACGGCGATCGCGCTTCGCTATTTCTACGTGATCGACCGGTGGCAGTCGCAGGTGGCGGCGCATGCGCGTGCCGAAGCGGACGCACTGCAGGCGCGGATCCGCCCGCATTTCCTGTTCAACAGCATGAACATGATCGCCACACTGCTGCGGCGCGATCCCATCGTGGCCGAGCGCGCGGTGCTGGATCTGTCGGATCTGTTCCGCGCTGCGCTCGGCGCCGGCGGCGCGTCGACGCTGGCCGATGAGGTGTCCCTGGCCGAACGCTATCTGTCGATCGAGCAGTTGCGCCTCGGTGACCGCTTGCGTGTCGAGTGGGACCGCCGGGGCGAACTCCCGTGGACACTGCAGATGCCGCGCCTGACGCTGCAGCCCATTCTCGAGAACGCCGTGCTGCACGGCATCTCGCGCTTGCCTGAGGGCGGCACGATCGAGGTGCGGCTGGCGATCGAGGACGGGGTGCTCGAGATCGGCGTTGCGAATCCGTCCCTGCCGCCCGACAGCGCCCCGGCGCAGGGTGCCGGCCATGCCCAGGGCAGCATCGCCCACCGGCTCGGCTTCGCGTTCGGTCCTCGCGCACGCATGCGCTACGGGTGGAACGAAGGCCGTTATGCGTGCACCATTCATGTGCCGGTGCCGATGGACGGCGCCGCGAAGGTCCGGGGGGGCCACACGCCATGA
- a CDS encoding alpha/beta hydrolase, whose translation MDSTTPALLDCIEHQTGPAPEWSVIWLHGLGADGNDFVPLVPELVRAHWPALRFVFPNAPVRPVTINNGVRMRAWYDIVDFDLASRADETGVLESVAQVDALIEREAERGIPASRVILAGFSQGGAVTLAAGLRRRAPLAGLIGLSTYLPAPRTADAALAEGASRQPVFMAHGRQDPVVPLAAGEQSAGWLRNAGFDVDWHVYPMPHSVCAEEIVAIGDWFERRFAAG comes from the coding sequence ATGGATTCCACGACACCCGCATTGCTCGACTGCATCGAACACCAGACCGGTCCCGCCCCTGAGTGGAGCGTGATCTGGCTGCATGGTCTGGGGGCCGACGGCAACGACTTCGTCCCGCTGGTGCCCGAGCTGGTGCGTGCGCATTGGCCAGCCCTGCGTTTCGTGTTCCCCAATGCGCCGGTACGCCCGGTCACGATCAACAATGGCGTGCGCATGCGCGCGTGGTACGACATCGTCGATTTCGATCTGGCCAGCCGCGCCGACGAGACCGGCGTGCTCGAGTCGGTGGCACAGGTCGATGCCCTGATCGAACGCGAGGCGGAGCGCGGCATACCCGCGTCGCGGGTAATCCTGGCCGGATTCTCCCAGGGCGGCGCAGTGACACTGGCTGCCGGGCTGCGTCGGCGCGCCCCCTTGGCCGGCCTCATCGGCCTGTCCACCTATCTGCCCGCGCCGCGTACCGCCGACGCCGCACTGGCCGAGGGCGCCTCGCGCCAACCGGTGTTCATGGCGCATGGCCGGCAGGATCCGGTGGTGCCGCTGGCTGCCGGAGAACAGAGCGCCGGCTGGTTGCGCAATGCCGGTTTCGATGTTGATTGGCATGTCTATCCGATGCCGCATTCGGTCTGCGCCGAGGAAATCGTCGCCATCGGCGACTGGTTCGAACGCCGGTTCGCGGCCGGCTGA
- the mdoH gene encoding glucans biosynthesis glucosyltransferase MdoH, with the protein MPEASPLQMPVQSLHEGRLARRPLPSAPRGMAWRRAFIVTMSAILTLFATYQIWWLLRIGDIDLLEGLLLLVFVPLFAWIVQSFASSLAGFALVLMRRPARLGIDPAAPLPALRERTALLMPTYNEDPERLFAGLQAIQESLEATGRSGHFDLFVLSDTRDEAIHRREVLAFERLRSTFPQARLYYRRREDNRERKAGNIADWVRRWGGAYPQFLILDADSLMTGDTLVRLAAAMEGNDDVALVQTLPVIVNGSTVFARMQQFSGRMYGPVIAHGVAWWHGAESNYWGHNALIRTAAFAAHGGLPELQGTTPFRGAVLSHDFVEAALIRRGGWALHMVPTLEGSYEEGPPTLTDMLVRDRRWCQGNLQHGGVLPARGLHWVSRWHLLIGIGHYLTAPLWAMLVLIGLAIPLQHGVLGDGVSPAQYWMAIDDGRFLGVFVLTMALLFAPKVFGYIATLADPRMRHGSGGAVRGFVSLLIENVFAALMAPVTMYVQSRGVAEVLAGRDSGWDAQRRDDGRQTWGDLWRNYYGTTALGLVMGVGAWWLSPVLVLWMSPMIIGLAGSIPIVRFTSSRTIGMAMRRAGLFATPEEQSPPEVLVRAAALRAEAQTQATAGAPRATHA; encoded by the coding sequence ATGCCCGAGGCATCGCCGCTGCAGATGCCGGTGCAGTCCTTGCACGAAGGCCGCCTCGCCCGGCGCCCGCTTCCGAGCGCGCCCCGTGGCATGGCCTGGCGGCGGGCGTTCATCGTGACGATGTCCGCGATCCTGACCCTCTTTGCGACCTACCAGATCTGGTGGCTGCTGCGCATCGGCGACATCGATCTGCTCGAAGGTCTCCTGTTGCTGGTGTTCGTGCCCCTGTTTGCCTGGATCGTGCAGTCCTTCGCCAGTTCGCTCGCGGGGTTCGCGCTGGTGCTGATGCGACGGCCCGCACGGCTGGGCATCGATCCGGCTGCGCCGCTGCCGGCATTGCGCGAGCGGACCGCGCTACTGATGCCCACCTACAACGAGGATCCCGAACGCCTGTTCGCGGGGCTCCAGGCGATCCAGGAATCCCTGGAGGCCACGGGGCGCAGCGGACATTTCGATCTGTTCGTCCTTAGCGACACGCGCGACGAGGCCATCCACCGGCGCGAAGTCCTCGCGTTCGAGCGGTTGCGCAGCACATTCCCGCAGGCCCGGCTGTACTACCGGCGCCGCGAGGACAACCGCGAGCGCAAGGCGGGCAACATCGCCGACTGGGTGCGTCGCTGGGGCGGGGCGTATCCGCAGTTCCTGATCCTCGACGCCGACAGCCTGATGACCGGTGACACGCTGGTCCGTCTGGCCGCGGCGATGGAAGGCAACGACGATGTCGCCCTGGTGCAGACGCTGCCGGTGATCGTCAATGGATCGACGGTGTTCGCGCGCATGCAGCAGTTCTCCGGCCGCATGTACGGCCCGGTGATCGCGCACGGCGTGGCGTGGTGGCACGGCGCCGAGAGCAACTACTGGGGCCACAATGCGCTGATCCGCACTGCCGCTTTCGCCGCGCACGGGGGTCTGCCCGAACTGCAGGGCACCACGCCCTTCCGCGGCGCGGTGCTGAGTCATGACTTCGTCGAGGCGGCACTGATCCGGCGGGGCGGCTGGGCGCTGCACATGGTGCCGACGCTCGAAGGCAGTTACGAGGAAGGGCCGCCGACGCTGACCGACATGCTGGTGCGCGACCGCCGCTGGTGCCAGGGCAACCTGCAGCACGGGGGCGTACTGCCCGCGCGCGGCCTGCACTGGGTCAGCCGCTGGCACCTGCTGATCGGCATCGGCCATTACCTCACCGCGCCACTGTGGGCGATGCTGGTCCTGATCGGTCTGGCGATCCCGCTCCAGCACGGCGTCCTGGGCGACGGCGTCTCGCCGGCGCAGTACTGGATGGCGATCGATGACGGCCGTTTCCTCGGCGTCTTCGTCCTGACGATGGCACTGCTGTTCGCGCCCAAGGTGTTCGGATACATCGCCACGCTGGCCGATCCGCGCATGCGCCACGGCAGCGGCGGGGCGGTGCGCGGCTTTGTCAGCCTGCTGATCGAGAACGTGTTTGCAGCGCTGATGGCACCGGTGACGATGTACGTGCAGTCGCGCGGCGTGGCAGAAGTGCTGGCCGGGCGCGATTCCGGGTGGGATGCGCAGCGGCGCGACGATGGCCGTCAGACCTGGGGCGACTTGTGGCGCAACTACTACGGCACGACGGCTTTGGGCCTCGTGATGGGAGTCGGCGCCTGGTGGCTTTCGCCGGTGCTGGTGCTGTGGATGTCGCCGATGATCATCGGACTCGCGGGTTCGATTCCGATCGTGCGGTTCACCTCCTCGCGCACGATCGGTATGGCGATGCGTCGTGCCGGTCTGTTCGCGACGCCCGAAGAACAGTCACCGCCCGAGGTCCTCGTGCGCGCGGCCGCGCTGCGCGCCGAGGCACAGACGCAGGCGACCGCGGGAGCGCCGCGCGCGACCCACGCCTAG
- a CDS encoding glucan biosynthesis protein, producing the protein MAVPLLGGLWPALAAAAEGAPSEAFDADTVWKLARELAARPYAPPDETLPAVLAAADYDRYRDFRYRPDKALWRDLPGSRFQAQFFHRGFLFKPPVDIHVVADGRAQQVPFSTSLFDYGPNPTPALQPELGFAGFRLHAPLNNPGYFDELCVFLGASYFRAVAKGLGYGLSARGIALGSGDPGPEEFPAFRAFWLHRPEPGADTITLDALLDGPSVVGAFRFRIHPGEETIFEVDARLFPRVDLPHVGIAPLTSMFQFDASDRGGVDDYRPAVHDSDGLALWTGTDEQVWRPLRNPAAIQHSGFQDRSPRRFGLMQRKRTFSDFQDAEAGYEGRPSAWVEPLDDWGPGEVHLVEIPTGDEYQDNIVAFWRPQAPLEAGSESRWRYRLHWTASPRWKPGLAAVEATRIGARPGKDRSVRLIVVDFDGDAGEAGAAVPEIEVSASRGTVTHPVVHARPGGGWRAAFEFAPDGDAASELRMRLHRGGRAISETWTYRWSA; encoded by the coding sequence ATGGCCGTGCCGTTGTTGGGTGGGCTGTGGCCCGCGCTTGCAGCTGCGGCAGAGGGCGCCCCTTCGGAGGCGTTCGATGCGGACACCGTGTGGAAGCTGGCGCGCGAGCTTGCGGCCCGCCCGTACGCGCCGCCGGACGAGACCCTGCCGGCCGTGCTGGCGGCGGCCGATTACGACCGCTATCGCGACTTCCGATATCGCCCGGACAAGGCGCTCTGGCGCGATCTACCCGGCAGCAGGTTCCAGGCCCAGTTCTTTCATCGGGGCTTCCTGTTCAAGCCACCCGTGGACATCCACGTCGTGGCAGACGGTCGCGCCCAGCAGGTGCCGTTCTCGACCAGCCTCTTCGACTACGGCCCCAACCCCACCCCGGCCCTGCAGCCGGAACTGGGATTTGCGGGCTTCCGTCTGCACGCGCCGTTGAACAACCCCGGGTATTTCGACGAGCTTTGCGTGTTCCTCGGCGCCAGTTATTTCCGGGCCGTGGCGAAGGGGCTGGGCTACGGTCTTTCGGCGCGCGGTATCGCGTTGGGGAGTGGCGACCCGGGGCCCGAAGAGTTTCCGGCGTTCCGTGCGTTCTGGCTGCATCGCCCCGAGCCAGGCGCGGACACGATCACCCTGGACGCTCTGCTCGACGGGCCGAGCGTTGTGGGTGCATTCCGGTTTCGCATCCACCCGGGGGAGGAGACCATATTCGAGGTCGATGCACGCCTGTTCCCGCGCGTAGACCTGCCGCATGTGGGTATTGCGCCGCTGACGAGCATGTTCCAGTTCGACGCCTCGGACCGGGGCGGCGTCGACGACTATCGCCCTGCGGTGCACGATTCCGACGGACTGGCCCTGTGGACCGGTACCGATGAGCAGGTCTGGCGGCCGTTGCGCAATCCCGCCGCGATCCAGCACAGCGGCTTCCAGGACCGCTCCCCCAGGCGATTCGGCCTGATGCAGCGCAAGCGCACGTTCTCCGACTTCCAGGATGCGGAGGCCGGTTACGAAGGACGGCCCTCGGCCTGGGTCGAGCCGCTCGACGACTGGGGGCCGGGCGAGGTGCACCTGGTCGAGATTCCGACGGGAGACGAGTACCAGGACAACATCGTCGCGTTCTGGCGACCGCAGGCGCCGCTCGAAGCAGGCAGTGAGAGCCGGTGGCGCTACCGGCTGCACTGGACGGCGTCGCCGCGGTGGAAGCCGGGGCTGGCAGCTGTCGAGGCCACCCGCATCGGCGCACGCCCGGGCAAGGACCGCAGCGTCCGCCTGATCGTCGTCGACTTCGACGGCGATGCGGGCGAGGCGGGCGCTGCGGTTCCGGAGATCGAGGTGTCCGCCAGTCGTGGCACCGTCACCCATCCCGTCGTGCATGCCCGACCCGGCGGCGGCTGGCGGGCGGCCTTCGAGTTTGCGCCCGATGGCGACGCCGCAAGCGAGCTGCGTATGCGCCTGCATCGCGGCGGTCGGGCCATCTCGGAAACCTGGACCTACCGGTGGAGCGCGTGA